The Quercus robur chromosome 7, dhQueRobu3.1, whole genome shotgun sequence genome has a segment encoding these proteins:
- the LOC126690862 gene encoding uncharacterized protein LOC126690862 produces MAQFLLLYLILTEALFVLALASEKTQTMVQPNGSPTLNPPSPSPSNGENLYNTEAPRTRKLGKHHPKMLKSYGEHVFSPSPSDAPQTVEKMHSTEESSSSIQTSPIDPNNQENVSDQEQGILPRKQHHSVDKSIAGGGVILGGLATTFLVAVFCYIRATGRHKDKAVAETVA; encoded by the coding sequence ATGGCTCAATTTCTATTGCTTTACTTGATTTTAACAGAAGCTTTGTTTGTTCTAGCCTTGGCCAGTGAAAAGACTCAGACTATGGTCCAGCCTAATGGATCACCAACCTTAAATCCACCGTCTCCAAGTCCATCCAATGGTGAAAATTTGTATAATACAGAAGCACCCAGAACTAGAAAACTTGGAAAGCACCATCCTAAAATGTTGAAGTCATATGGTGAACATGttttcagcccaagcccatCAGACGCACCTCAAACAGTTGAGAAAATGCACTCTACAGAAGAATCCAGTTCTTCGATtcaaacaagtccaattgatcCAAACAATCAAGAAAATGTGAGTGATCAAGAGCAGGGGATCCTCCCAAGAAAGCAGCATCACTCTGTGGATAAGTCAATTGCTGGAGGTGGTGTAATACTAGGGGGGCTAGCCACAACTTTCTTAGTGGCAGTTTTTTGTTACATAAGAGCTACTGGAAGACACAAGGACAAGGCAGTAGCAGAGACTGTTGCTTAA